In a single window of the Campylobacter concisus genome:
- a CDS encoding replicative DNA helicase produces the protein MAKQRVNEIEFTNLYDIDMERAILSSILQNNDILGEIFDIVKAKDFYLKGHSQIYDAMVACLNSDDPITMPFLKNRLGEKYDEELILDILGTNSLIDIQKYANELREKSIKRSLVKIAHNIPSKVNEDKPSRDMVDDLSQEFYSLIEGGSTGVIKEGKEIIMKMMDHINAQALLGEKDIVGLDTGFKKLNEMIKGFKNGDLIIVAARPGMGKTTLCLNFMSQVLKNNAGVVFFSLEMPAEQIMMRMLASKTSIPLQDIMTAKMDDEALARFSDACEEFAASKLFVHDSGYVNIHQVRTQMRKLKAMHPEISLCVIDYIGLMMSTNNYADRHVQIAEISRGLKLLARELDMPIIALSQLNRSLESRANKRPMLSDLRESGAIEQDADIILFVYRDEFYLEQEEKEKEKRASAEGKEYKSNHVFNKLQEKAEIIVGKNRNGETGSVDVLFQKQHSRFEDMSVMPVSDVSFEG, from the coding sequence GTGGCAAAGCAAAGAGTTAACGAGATAGAATTTACCAACCTTTACGACATTGATATGGAGCGAGCTATACTAAGCTCCATTTTGCAAAACAACGATATTTTAGGTGAAATTTTTGACATTGTTAAGGCAAAGGATTTTTATCTAAAAGGGCATTCGCAAATATACGATGCAATGGTAGCCTGCCTAAATAGTGATGATCCCATAACTATGCCATTTTTAAAAAATAGACTTGGTGAAAAATACGACGAAGAGCTAATACTAGATATTTTGGGCACAAATTCCCTAATAGACATTCAAAAATACGCAAACGAACTAAGAGAAAAATCTATAAAACGAAGTCTTGTAAAGATCGCTCACAATATACCAAGCAAAGTAAATGAAGATAAGCCAAGCCGCGATATGGTCGATGATCTTAGCCAGGAATTTTACTCTTTGATAGAAGGTGGAAGCACTGGAGTTATAAAAGAAGGCAAAGAGATTATCATGAAAATGATGGATCACATTAATGCTCAAGCCTTGCTTGGTGAAAAAGATATCGTTGGACTTGATACTGGATTTAAGAAGCTAAATGAGATGATAAAGGGCTTTAAGAATGGAGACCTCATCATCGTCGCAGCTCGTCCAGGCATGGGAAAAACGACACTTTGTTTAAATTTTATGAGTCAGGTTCTAAAAAATAATGCTGGAGTTGTTTTCTTCTCGCTTGAAATGCCAGCTGAGCAGATAATGATGAGAATGCTGGCAAGCAAGACCTCTATCCCGCTTCAAGACATAATGACTGCTAAGATGGATGATGAAGCGTTGGCTAGATTTAGTGATGCTTGCGAGGAGTTTGCGGCTAGCAAGCTTTTTGTGCATGATAGTGGCTATGTAAATATCCATCAAGTAAGAACGCAAATGCGAAAATTAAAGGCCATGCATCCTGAAATTTCACTTTGTGTGATCGATTACATCGGTCTTATGATGAGTACAAATAACTACGCTGATCGTCACGTCCAAATAGCTGAAATTTCTCGTGGGTTAAAGCTTTTGGCACGTGAGCTAGATATGCCAATCATCGCCCTTTCTCAGCTAAACAGAAGCCTAGAATCTCGCGCAAATAAACGCCCTATGCTAAGCGATCTAAGAGAGTCAGGTGCGATCGAGCAAGATGCTGACATCATTCTTTTTGTCTATAGAGATGAGTTTTATCTAGAACAAGAAGAAAAAGAGAAAGAAAAACGCGCAAGTGCCGAGGGCAAAGAGTATAAAAGCAATCACGTCTTTAATAAGCTTCAAGAAAAGGCCGAGATCATCGTTGGCAAAAACAGAAATGGTGAAACTGGCTCAGTTGATGTGCTCTTTCAAAAGCAACACTCAAGGTTTGAAGATATGTCTGTCATGCCCGTATCTGATGTTTCATTTGAAGGCTGA
- the ispG gene encoding flavodoxin-dependent (E)-4-hydroxy-3-methylbut-2-enyl-diphosphate synthase — protein MQRYPTKQIKIRNVLIGGDAPISVQSMTFSKTKDIKGTLEQIQRLYFAGCDIVRCAVFDKEDASALKQIVAGSPIPVVADIHFNHTYALIVSEFVDAIRINPGNIGSAKNIKAVVDACKQRNLPIRIGVNSGSLEKQFEDRYGRTVEAMVESAMYNIKLLEDFDFTDIKISLKSSDVERTMQAYRALRPKTNYPFHLGVTEAGTTFHATIKSAIALGGLLLDGIGDTMRVSITGELEEEIKVAKAILKDSGRQKEGLNIISCPTCGRLQADLMAAVKLVEEKTKGIKEPLNVSVMGCVVNAIGEAKGADVAIAFGKGNGMIMRHGEVVARLPESELVDRFLQEIDDEIKSRD, from the coding sequence TTGCAACGATACCCAACAAAACAGATAAAAATTCGCAATGTTTTAATAGGCGGTGACGCACCAATATCCGTGCAGTCGATGACCTTTTCAAAGACAAAAGACATAAAAGGCACGTTAGAGCAGATACAGCGGCTTTATTTTGCAGGCTGTGATATCGTGCGCTGCGCAGTTTTTGATAAAGAGGACGCCAGCGCACTAAAACAGATCGTTGCGGGCTCCCCAATACCAGTCGTTGCAGACATACATTTTAACCACACTTATGCCTTAATCGTTAGCGAATTTGTCGATGCTATCCGCATAAATCCCGGCAACATAGGCTCAGCTAAAAACATAAAAGCAGTCGTTGATGCCTGCAAGCAGAGAAATCTGCCTATCCGCATAGGCGTAAATTCTGGCTCGCTTGAAAAGCAGTTTGAAGATCGCTACGGCCGCACGGTGGAGGCTATGGTGGAGAGTGCGATGTATAACATCAAGCTTCTTGAGGATTTTGACTTTACAGACATTAAAATTTCGCTTAAATCAAGCGACGTCGAGCGTACTATGCAAGCTTATAGGGCGCTTCGCCCAAAGACAAACTATCCATTTCACCTTGGTGTTACTGAGGCAGGTACAACATTTCATGCGACTATCAAGTCCGCGATCGCTCTTGGTGGGTTACTACTTGATGGCATTGGCGATACGATGAGAGTTAGCATTACAGGCGAGCTTGAAGAGGAGATCAAAGTCGCAAAGGCGATCTTAAAAGATAGCGGGCGACAAAAAGAGGGGTTAAATATCATCTCGTGCCCAACCTGCGGGCGTTTACAAGCTGATCTAATGGCAGCAGTAAAGCTCGTAGAAGAAAAAACAAAAGGTATAAAAGAGCCGTTAAACGTCTCGGTCATGGGCTGCGTGGTAAATGCTATCGGCGAGGCAAAAGGCGCAGATGTCGCCATAGCATTTGGCAAAGGCAATGGCATGATCATGCGTCACGGCGAAGTGGTCGCAAGACTGCCTGAGAGCGAGCTTGTAGATAGATTTTTACAAGAGATCGACGATGAGATAAAAAGTAGAGACTAA